In the Desulfitobacterium hafniense DCB-2 genome, GGCTGCAGTGGGCGCAGCTGCCTTTTGGTATTCTCTTCCTCTTGCCGTGGGGGTTTTAATCCTTTTAGTGGCTTTGATCCTATCTTACCGGCAAATTATTTTCGCCTATCCTCACGGCGGCGGAGCTTATATGGTTTCTAAAAATAATTTGGGGGTTACTCCGGGATTAATAGCGGGCGGCTCTTTATTGGTCGACTATATTTTAACAGTGGCTGTCAGTGTCTCCGCAGGCACAGACGCCCTGACTTCCGCCTTTCCTGCCCTGCACGCCCATCATGTGACTATCGCCATTCTCTTTGTTGTTCTCCTTACGATTCTTAATTTAAGAGGGGTAACAGAATCTGCTTCTATATTGGCTTATCCAGTCTATTTATTTGTCGTTGCCTTATTGATCTTGATCGGAGCAGGGGGATACAAGATTTTGACGGGCCAGGTCTCACCTGTATTGTCTGCACCTATCGGTACACCTGTCGCAGGATTAAGCCTTTTTTTGTTGATGAAAGCCTTCGCCTCAGGAAGTTCGGCCTTAACGGGAGTGGAGGCCATCTCCAATGCCATACCGAATTTTAAGGAACCCGCCCCGAGCAATGCCGCCAAAACCCTGATGGCCATGGGGGGTTTGCTGGGAATCCTCTTTTCCGGCATTGTGCTCTTAGGGTATTTCTATGGAATTGCTCCCAGTGAAGAGGTCACTGTGGTCTCTCAGATCGCTGAAGATGTCTTCGGGCGCAATTACCTCTATTATTTTATTCAAGGAACAACCGCCCTTATCCTGATTCTGGCCGCCAACACCGGTTACTCGGCCTTTCCCCTTTTGGCGGTTAATCTTGCCAAAGATAAGTTTATCCCCAGAATATTCACCATGCGTGGCGACCGCCTGGGTTATTCCAACGGCATCATAAGCCTCGGTTTCTTATCCATTCTTCTGATCATTGCCTTTAAAGGACGCACTGAGCAGCTCATCCCGCTTTACGCAGTCGGTGTCTTCATTCCTTTTACTTTGTCCCAGACCGGCATGATCGTGAAATGGTTTAGAGAAAGGCCGAAAGGTTGGCTGCCCAAGCTGCTGATCAATGCCACAGGCGCTCTCATCTGTTTCAGTGTGACTTTGATTTTCTTTTTAACAAAATTTTCGCAGATTTGGCCCATTATCATCTTCATTCCCCTGATGATTTCTATGTTCAGAAAAATCCGCAGGCATTATGATGCAATAGCGGAAGAGCTGCGCGTTTCGGCCTGGGAAAAGGCGCTGCCGGTTCAGGGAAATATTATCATCATCCCCATTGCCGGGATCACCCGGGTTGTGGAGAACTCCCTCAACTATGCTCAATCTTTATCCCCACAGCAGATTATCGCCGTCCATGTCTCGTTTAATAAAGAGGACCAAACCAAACTGGAAGAGAAATGGGAAAACTGGCAGACCGGCGTTCGCCTGGTCACTCTCTATTCCCTGCGCAGGAGCATTATTCAGCCACTGACCAAGTTTATCGATTCCGTTGAACGGCGGACGGCGGAAGCCAATTATCAGATTACTGTTCTCATCCCGGAATTCATCCCTAAAAAAGGCTGGCATCATATTCTTCACAATCAATCCAGCTTATTGATCCGCACGGCTTTGCTCCATAGAAGAAATGTGGTTGTGACAACGGTGCCTTATCATCTCAAAAAGTAAGCACCAATCCCAAAAAGCAAGCGCAAAACTCAAACCGTAAGAACAAAACTTGTCGGCGAAATCCGTTGACTTCCTGGTGAGTAAATGTTAATATAACATCGTTATATAACGATGTTATATTAATTCGACAAGGGAATTGGAGGGTTAGGGCATGGTTGACAAGGAACAGACTACTCAGCAGCGGATTCTGCAGGCCGCCCAAGAGGAATTTCTGCGCCTGGGCTTTCAGAACTCTTCCCTGCGCTCCATCGCCAAGGCCTGCGGCGTAACCACCGGCGCCTTATATGGATATTACGCCGATAAAGACGCTTTGTTTGAGGCGCTGGTCCGGGAAGAGGCGGAAACCCTCTATACTATCTACCTGCGCGCTCATCAGGAGTTCGAAGCGCTGCCGCCGGAGCAGCAGCTTGCGGAGATGACTCAGCAGATCGAGCCGAGGATATGGAAGTGCTTTAATTACGTTTATGAGCATTATGATGCCTTTAAACTGCTTATCTGCCATGCTGAAGGGACATCTTATGAAAATTATGTCCATCGTCTGGCTGAAGTGGAGGTGGAGAGCTCCACTATCTTTCTTTCCTGCATGGAGAACATGGGGCGGCGGGTTACCCATATCCCGGATGATCTCAATCATATGCTGGCCAGCGCTTATCTGACCGGTTTTTTTGAAGTTGTCGCCCATGATATGCCTAAAGAAGAGGCCCGGGAATATATCGAACGTCTTACTGATTTTTTCAGCGCCGGTTGGAAAAACCTTTTGGGGCTTGTCTAGTGCACAGGGCACTCGCCCCAAAAATTTTTTGCCTATAAGTTAGCAGGAGCTAACTTTAACTTAAACAAGCTGACTATTATTTAAAGAGGAGGAGATTACCATGGATCAAACTAACACACCGGGAGCAGTGGCCCGCCTCAAGGAGTACGCGGGTCCCCACAGGAAAGAGTACGTCCTGTCGGTGCTGCTGGCCATACTGGGGGTCGCTTGCAGCATGATCCCCTATTTTGCGGTATCCCAAATGATTTGGGGACTGATTGAAGGAGGGAGTGATTTTAATTGGTATTTAGGCTGGTGCGCCGTGGCGGCCGCCGGTTTTCTGGGCAAGGCTGTGTTTCATAACCTCTCCACGAGTTTATCCCACAAGGCTACTTTTGCGGTGATTTCTGAAGTGCGGCGGCGGATCGCTCAAAAGCTGACCCGGGTTCCCATGGGCTATGTCCTGGATACTCCCTCAGGAAAGTTCAAAAACAGTATGGTGGAAAAAGTGGACAGTATTGAACCGACTCTGGCCCATGTGCTGCCGGAAATGACCTCCAATCTGCTGGTCCCCCTGGCTATTGTGGGTTACCTGTTCGTCCTGGACTGGCGCATGGCCCTGATCTCTCTGATCACTCTGCCCATTGGCGCAGTCTGCTATATGGGCATGATGAAAGACTATGAAAAGCGCTTTGGGGAGTATGTTGGTGTGGGCCGGCATATGAACGCCACGGCTGTGGAGTATATCAACGGCATTGAAGTGATCAAAGCTTTCGGGCAATCGGCCACTTCCTATAAGAAATTCGCCGATGCGGTCCATAAGAATGCTACCTATGGGCTGGATTGGATGCGGGATGTGCAGCTGTACTTTTCCATGGGCATCGGCATTTGGCCCGCCGTGCTCATCGGGGTCCTGCCTTTGGGCTGTGTTTTTTACATGAACGGCTCTCTGTCCGGAGCCGATTTCATCACGATCATGATTCTGGCCCTGGGCATCATGGCACCGCTGCTTTCCGCGATGTATTACACCGACGATCTTGCCAAAATCAAGGTTATTATCGGGGAAATCGGCGACATCCTCGATGAAGGGGAGCAAGTGCGGCCAACGGTTCTTGCCCGGCTGGACGGTACGGACATCGCACTCAAGGGCGTTACTTTCGGTTATGGGGAAACGGAGATCCTGCATGGGGTTGATCTGGCCATTCCCGCCGGGTCCGTAACCGCTCTGGTGGGACCTTCCGGCAGCGGCAAATCCACCATCGCCAAGCTCATCGCCTCTTTCTGGGATGTCAAGGACGGAACCCTCTCTATCGGCGGCGTGGATGTCAGGAACATTCCCGCCCCTCAGCTTATGGATAAGATCGCTTATGTAGCCCAGGATAATTTCCTCTTTGATCAGAGCATCCTGGAAAACATCCGCCTTGGCCGCCCAGCCGCCAGTGATGAGGAGGTGCGGGAGGCGGCTAAGGCTGCCGGCTGCCACGACTTTATTATGGGTTTGGCCGACGGATACGACACTGTGGCCGGCGGGGCCGGTGGACATCTCTCCGGGGGTGAACGCCAGCGGATCACCATCGCCCGGGCCATGCTCAAAAATGCCCCCATCGTTATTCTGGATGAAGCCACAGCCTATACCGACCCGGAAAACGAATCTGTCATCCAGGATGCCGTGGCCAAGCTGGTGGCGGGCAAAACCCTCATCGTCATCGCTCACCGGCTCTCCACCATCACGGATTCCGATCAGATTGCCCTGATTGAGAAGGGCCGGGTAGCTGCCCTGGGCACCCATGAGCAACTGCTGGAAAGCAGCCCATTATATCAGGAGCTCTGGCGGGCCCACATCAATGCTAAGGACGCTGCGTAAGGAGGAAATAAAATGATTGGAACGATTCGTAAATTTTTTGCCTTTGCCGGCAAGCGCGGGAAACTGATGCAAAAAGGCATTGCCCTGGCCCTGATCAATTCCATCTTCCAGGCCCTGCAGATTCTGGCCCTGGCGGTGGTCTTGCAAGGGATCGTGGAGGGAACGATGACCGCCGGAACAGCCTGGACCTCCTTCGCGATCATGTTCCTCAGTATGCTGGGGGCTATTCTTACCCGGCAGCGGGCCACCATGGCCCAAGCCGAGGGCAGCTTCATGATGTGCGCCGACAAACGGACGGAAATCGGCGATCGCCTGAAATACATGCCTATGGGCTATTTTAATGACCATAGTCTGGGAGCCATTACCGCCGCCGTTACCAACACCATGGAGGACGTACAGGATATCGCCCCCCGAGTCATGGATAAGATCATTCACGGCTATGTCCATGCCGCCATCATCACTCTGATGCTGCTCTTTTTCGATTGGCGCATCGGTCTGATCATCCTGGCCGGCATCCTGGTGTTCATGGGGGCCAATGGACTGATGCAGAAAAAATCCCGGACCATTTCCCCGGCCCGGGTAGCGGCCCAGTCTGCCCTGGTGGGTGCAGTACTGGAATATGTGCAGGGTATCAGTGTGGTGCGGGCTTTCAATCTGGCCCAGGCAGCCGGCCATACCCTTGATCAGGCCATCGACGAATGCGAAAAAAATAATGTGGGTCTGGAGATCGCCTTCATTCCTTATATGTTCCTGCAAAGCCTGATCCTTAAATTATTCAGTATTCTGGTGGTAATCGCTGCCATCGCTTTTTACCTGACCGGCAGCATGAACCTCACCACCTGCCTGCTGATGCTGATCTCCGCCTTTATTATCTACAGTCAGCTGGAAACAGCCGGCAGCATGTCCGCTTTGCTGCGCGCTATCGACATATCCATCGACCGGGTGGAGGAAATTCATCATACTCCGGTGATGGATGAGCTGGGCAAGGCTATCCACCCTCAGAGTTATGCTATTGAGGGCCGCAATGTCAGCTTCTCCTATGACAAGAAAAAAATCCTGGATGATGTCTCTTTCCGCATTCCTGCCGGAACCACCACGGCGATCATCGGTCCTTCAGGAGGAGGAAAAACCACCTTATGCCATCTGATCACCCGCTTCTGGGATGTGGACAGCGGTTCCATCACTTTGGGCGGCAGGGATGTGCGGGATTATAGCCTGGATAGTCTGCTGGCCAATTTCAGCATGGTCTTTCAAAAGGTCTATTTGTTCAATGACACTATTCTTAACAATATCCGTTTCGGAAAGCCTGACGCGACTCTGGAGGAGGTGCGGGAAGCGGCCAAAAGAGCCCGCTGCGACGACTTTATTATGATGCTGCCGGAGGGATACGACACGATGGTCGGTGAGGGGGGCGCCACCCTTTCGGGAGGGGAGCGTCAACGGATTTCCATCGCCCGGGCCATTTTAAAGGATGCCCCCATCGTCATTCTCGATGAAGCCACCGCCAATGTGGATCCGGAAAATGAAAGCCGGTTGCAGGAGGCTATCGCCGAAATGACCAAAAACAAGACCATCATTATGATCGCCCACCGGCTGAAAACCGTGCGCAATGCTCAGCAGATTCTGGTGCTGGATCAGGGCAGGATCGTCCAGCGGGGCGGCCATGAACAGCTTATGGCCGAGGGCGGGCTGTATGCCGACTTTATCGGCATGCGGGCCGCAGCCGTGGGTTGGAAGCTGGGCCGGAAGGGACTTGAAATGGATGTTCAAGGTGTCTGAAAGCATTTATTCTAATTTCTGAAGGATGAGGGTAACTGCTTTGTCTGCTAATTCCTGATCGTTCTTCGGACACCGTCCGCTAATCCCTACTGCTCCGATTAATCCATTATTTAAGACAACGGGAGTACCCCCTGGCATAGCCGTAAGACATGAATCACAAAAATAATTAATATTCAGTTGTTCTTCGGAAAGACGTTTATGGAAAGCTTCCGTTGTCGTTCCCATTCTGGAGGCCGTATAGGCTTTATTCTTTGCTAACTCAATACTGCGTATAGGTGCGCCATCCATCCTTAAGAAATACATCAAGAAACCATGGTTATCGCAAACAGCCATGCTTACAGGAGGTTTGCCATCTGATAAAGCCATTTCCACTATCCGGGAAGTCAGGATGTTTATACTGTCCATGGATAAAACCTGTTTCAAATCTATACCCCCTTCTTGCACTCTTTAACGCATTAATGAAGGAAGCCATAAGGAAATCTCTGGTATATAGGTAACCAGTAAAAGGATAAATATCATACCCAGGATAAGCGGGATAGCTGGGCGGGTGATTTCTTCTATTCTTACTTTTGATATTCCGGAAGCAACGAACAAATTAACTCCGACTGGTGGTGTTATGAAACCAATCGCTAAATTGACGACCATGATAACGCCAAATTGTATAGGATCCACACCCAGCTGTGAGACCATTGGCAGTAAAATAGGGGTTAAAATGATGATTGCCGCAAGTGCCTCCATAACCATTCCTACAAAAAGAAGAAATATATTGATCAACAACAATACAATAACTTTATTCGTACTGATACCCAATACAAAAGCTGCCACTGTCTCAGCGACTCGCTCTATAGTAATGAATCTGCCAAAGATTGTCGCCATAGCCATAAGAATAATGATCACCGCGGTGGTGGAACCTGACTCGACCAGACAATTGTACATATCCTTGAATTTTAAATCACGGTAAACAAACAGTCCAATGAGCAAACCGTAAGTTACAGAAATGGCTGCTGCTTCCGTAGGAGTCATATATCCGCCATAAATACCGCCCAAAATAATAACAGGTACGACTAAAGCCAATTTGGCATCCCATGCGGCTCGAAGTACTGCAATTATATCTATTCGATCTTTATTGCCTTTCCAACCATTTTTCTTTGAGGTACTATAAGCCAGAATCATTAAAATTATACCAATTAGGACTCCAGGAATAATACCTGCAATAAACAGTTTTCCAACCGATTCTTGGCCAACAACTCCATAAATAACAAAAGGATTACTAGGTGGAATAATGACACCAATTGAGCCGGCAGCTGCTACTATTGCCGCACTGAAAGCAACGCTATATCCCTGCCTTTTCATTTCAGGTATCATCATAGTTCCCACTGCAGCAACCGTCGCCGGCCCGGAACCGCTTATTGCGGCAAAGAACATGCAGGTAATAACCGTCACTAAAGCTAATCCGCCCGGGAAGAAGCCTACTAATTCATTGCCCAGATTTAACAGCCTTCTTAATAAGCCTCCGCTTCCCATGATGACTCCCGCAGCTACAAAAAATGGTATGGCCATAATGGGAAAGCTATCAATGCCGTTAAACGCTGCCTGAGAAAAATAATCCAAAGGTATAGCTTGAGAGTTTATTGTTGTAACCAAAGTAGCAATTCCCAAACTAAAGGCAATGGGTACGCCCATTATTATCAATAATATAAAATAAGCAAATAACAAAAGAGTAGCGTTAATATTATCAACCAGCAAAATGGGTAAAAACAGTATAATGGTAATTGCTATGCCCAGCACAATCGATTGAAAGCTCATTTCTTTGATGTCTGCAATAATGTTTTGCAGTGTTCTGAAGAACATCAGACTGATTCCCAAAGGAACGGCTAAATATGGTATGTACATAGGGATTCCCATTGCCGGAGTAACCTGATGATTGGTAACCTGCATAGTTATAGTGGCTATTCCGCCTTTAATCAGAATGTAAAACAAAACGAAGGTTAATAATGAACTGACCAAATTCAAGACTTTACTAAAAGAAACAGGTAAAATCCTGGTAACGGCGTCCACATTGATATTGGCTCGTTTTTTTATAACCAGAGCCGCCCCAATATATGAAACCCAAATAAAAACATATCTAGCTAACTCTTCCGACCATACATTAATGTTGGCAATATCGGCAAATGTCAATACATAACGGTTGATGACCTGTAAGGTTATTAAAATTGTAAAGAATAGAAAACCGGCCACTATTGCAACTTCTTCAAACCTTTGATCAAGTACCCTTAAAAGTCCCGAAAAGGTTTTTCTTTGTTGTGCTTCTTCTTTGATCATAATGATACAGTCCTCCATTTATCATTCCACTGAAGAGCAATACAGTATTTGGAGATCATTTTGGAGGATTCCTTCATTAATAAAGGTAGAAGGGATCCTCCATTGAATTCAAGCCATTATGACATTTTATTGAAAAACTTCTTCCTTTGTTTTGCCGATTGTTTTTAGAATAAGGTCAACATATTCCGGATCCGCTTTACCTTTGACGATAAACTCATCCCAGACCGGTTTAACGCTCCCCTTCCATTGCTTCATCTCATCAGGGGTAGGTTCATAAATTTTTATACCAAAGTTTTTGAAATTCTCTTTGGCTTCTTCTTCTTTCGTATTGGCAAGCTCTCTTTGCCATTGAACCGCTTCTTTTCCTGCATCTAATATCGCCTTTTGCAATTCAGGGCTTAAGCCGTCGAAAATCTTTTTGTTCATGACCAGAATGTCGGAACTATAGTTATAATTTATTTCGGTAGCAAATTTCAAAACTTCCTGGTGCTTTGTCTCCCAAAGTAAACCATAGGAATTCCCTTCGCCGTCAACGGTTTTTTGCTGAAGTGCGGTATATACTTCAGTCCAGCCTATAGGAGTAGGATTAGCACCCCATACCTTAAAGTCGGCCTGTTCAACCGGTGAGTTGGTGGTTCTTACTTTAAGACCTTTCATATCTGCGGGTAATTTAATTTCTTTTTCATTATTAACAAATTGACGGAATCCGTAATCCGGGTACATTACCACCTTAAAACCGGACTTTTCCAGTTCCTGAGATGCCAATTGACCCGGCTCGCCATCGACAACTTTGTAAACATCTTCTTTTGTTTGGAAAATATAGGGCAGATCCCAAGCTGTAAAAATATTGGTAAAGCTCGACATGTTCGGGGTGGATGAACCCCCAAATTCTATTGTTCCTTGCTGGGCGGCTTCGACCCCTTCGCGGTCATTGCCAAGAACACCATTATTAAATACGTCAACTACAATTTGTCCATTCGTTTTTTCCTTAACCAATTCCGCAAATTTAACATACCCCTGGGACACAGGATGATTATCCGATTTGGTTTGTGTCAAACGCATCTTCATGGCTTTCTGCTCGGTTCCGGCTCCTGCACTATCACTGGACGCTTTAGCGCCACAACCAACTAAAGAAAGTCCGGCAACTAATGAGACAACTAACAGTTTCCTTAAAAATATACCTTTTTGCATTATAGTCCCTCCTTAATTTGCACTTGCTGTTATGTCCTTAATAAGACTTTCACTTATTATGTTTTGCATCAACTCCTCCCCATTTCATTTTTGGATTTACTTAGTGAAGGTTCCCTCTATCGCAATGACCGTTACTATTCTACCTGAGCAGGTATCTCTGAGCAACCAGACCCTGCATGGCTATAAGAGCTGGGGCGATATCAGCCTGTCAAGGGCAGGAACTTCATCCCGGCTAACGCCCTCCCTTGACAGGCACCTTCAAATTAACATTTAAAGCAGGACCTTTTTCTTTCTTAGTTTTTATCCCAATTCCGATAATCAAGTTTTTGATATTTTGGCAATAAACGTACAGGAAGTTTTAGTGCATCTTTTCTAAAGGGTGGGGCTAATTGAGTTCCGTCGCACACTATCTCCAGGACGGTTGGCTTACGTGCTGCCAAGGCTCTTGCCAGTGCCGGGCCGACTTCTTCGGCTTTCTCAATCCTGACCCCTTCTGCTCCCATGGCTATGGCAACAGGTACGAAACTTTCCGGATTGGGAATATCTGCGCCAACAAAACGATTATTATAGAAGTCCACTTGATTCTTCTTCTCCGCACACCAACCACCGTTGCGGAAGACAATGGCTACAACGGGCAGGTTTTGTTCAACAGCCGTGCTGACTTCATGAAGACTCATTCCCCAGGCTCCATCCCCTATGATGGCGACTACAGGTGCATTGCGATCAGCCAGTTGGGCACCAAGGGCTGCAGGATAGGCAAAACCGGTGTTACCAAAAGTTAATGCCGCAATATGCATTCCTTTACCGGTAAATTTCAGATAGCTGTTAGCAGTGGAAGATACGTTACCGATATCGGTTGCTACAATAGCGTTTTCAGGGAGTGCCTTTTGAACTTCATAAAGGCCGCGGCGCGGATTGATAGGATCGCCGTCAACCATTGCCAAACTTACAATCTCATCCTCCCAATCCTTTTGCCGTGCTTTGATTGTAGCTAAGCGTCCTTTGTTGACTTCAGGTGCGGGAATTTTTGCTTCCAGCCGTTTAAGAATCTCTTTCGCAGCCTCTTTGGCATCGGCAATAATCCCTATTTCCACGGGGTGGGTTCGGGCAATATGGCGAGGATTAATATCTACCTGAATGATCTTGGCGTTTTCCGGGAAGTAGTTAATATCATATTGGGGCAGAGTACCAAATACGGAAAGCCTGGTGCCAAGGGCGAGAATAACATCTGCTTCGGCCAGGCTATGCATGGCCGCTTTTGATCCCATGTAACCGATAGGGCCAACCCAAAGGGGATGATCGGCAGGGAAAGCATCATTGTGCAAATAGGTACATGCAACGGGTGCTGTTAAAAGTCCGGCGATTCCAGCAACTATATCTCTGGCCTGCGTGTCAACAACGCCACGACCGGAGATGATTACAGGGCGTTCTGCAGAAAAGAGTAATTCCGCTGCTTTGTCCAGAGATGCCAGATCGCCACAACCACGTTGACTAACTCTGTATTGATGGGGTTCGAGAATTTGCTCTTCGACTTCGCCGTAGAAATAGTCTCTGGGAATATCATAGAGAACGGGACCACGCTCTGCGTAAGCAATGCGGAATGCGGTACGCAGGCAATCTGCAGCTCTGGAAGGATGAGGAACTTGGATTGCCGCTTTGGTAATCGCTTTAAAAATCTGCACTGTATCTGCTTCCTGGAAACCATCCCACCCTACTGTGGGTGTGCCTGCTGACGGACAAATGATAACCATGGGGGTGTGGGCAGAATTTGCAGCAGCTACGGAGGTTACCATATTTGTGATGCCAGGGCCGTTTTGGCCGATAATAACGCCGGCTTTTCCTGTCACTCTACAGAAGGCATCTTCCATATGACCCGCAGATTGTTCATGGCGTACAGATATGAACTCAATACCTGCTGTTGGAAATAAGTCTATGAGATCCATAAAAGCGGACCCTACAATACCGGAAACGTGTGTAATACCCTCTGCTACTAATGTTTCACAAATTGCCTCGCTAGGTGTCATTTTTATTTTTGACATTTTTTTGGCTTCCTCCTTGAATAGTAAGAAATTCTTAATCACGTCGTCACGTAATGACGTAATTACCAGTTATTCTACACATAGTTTACTATTACTCTTTGTTATGTGTCAATAGAGTTTTCTGATTTTTTTATTATTAAACCCGGCCTTATTTTCTCATTGGATTTCCGCCGCGGCCAAAGGTAGAAAAAAAGCTTAAACACCTTGCAAATACAAGGGGTTCAAGCTTTTAGAGTTTAAATTCTCCCGGAAATAAATCCCTAAATATGGTAAAGGAGCTATCCGCAGGCTGTACTAATCTTCTACAGAAATCGTTTTACTGCGACTATTATTACGTTTCATTTTTATTGTAATCGCGTATTTATCAGCACGAAAAGTGGTATTGACAACTTCAATCAGCTTTTTCTCGGGGCTGTAAGTGGATCGTTCAGTGACAAGCACACTTGAAGATTTACTTATACCTAGTAACTTGGCATCTTCTAAGCTGGGAACTTGACTGGTAATGGTCTCCTCTGCTTCACAAAGAGTAACACCCAGGGAATTCTCTAAAATTTCATAAATATTAGCTTGATCAAGATCAAATTCCGCTAACTTTTTACCAATTTCC is a window encoding:
- the xsc gene encoding sulfoacetaldehyde acetyltransferase, coding for MSKIKMTPSEAICETLVAEGITHVSGIVGSAFMDLIDLFPTAGIEFISVRHEQSAGHMEDAFCRVTGKAGVIIGQNGPGITNMVTSVAAANSAHTPMVIICPSAGTPTVGWDGFQEADTVQIFKAITKAAIQVPHPSRAADCLRTAFRIAYAERGPVLYDIPRDYFYGEVEEQILEPHQYRVSQRGCGDLASLDKAAELLFSAERPVIISGRGVVDTQARDIVAGIAGLLTAPVACTYLHNDAFPADHPLWVGPIGYMGSKAAMHSLAEADVILALGTRLSVFGTLPQYDINYFPENAKIIQVDINPRHIARTHPVEIGIIADAKEAAKEILKRLEAKIPAPEVNKGRLATIKARQKDWEDEIVSLAMVDGDPINPRRGLYEVQKALPENAIVATDIGNVSSTANSYLKFTGKGMHIAALTFGNTGFAYPAALGAQLADRNAPVVAIIGDGAWGMSLHEVSTAVEQNLPVVAIVFRNGGWCAEKKNQVDFYNNRFVGADIPNPESFVPVAIAMGAEGVRIEKAEEVGPALARALAARKPTVLEIVCDGTQLAPPFRKDALKLPVRLLPKYQKLDYRNWDKN